GACTTCTCTTCCTGACCGTCGCAACACAGACGACGTTCGACAGCTACCCAAGAATTTGATTAAATATCATTCGGGGCCCGTTGATCAAGGGTGCGAACCAACACAGACACGAGACCGCAACCCGGCCTGCATCGCTGCCCCGTTACCGAATCGAGGGTTCATTTGCAGCCAATGTCAGACAGCCTCGGTGACGAAGTCCGAGGTTATCCGGACCTCCAGGCGACACATGGCGTCTCACTGAGTCGCTTAGGCCTTGGCACGGCACAACTGGGCAATCTGTACTCGGATATGGATGCGGCGACAGCTCGCGCCATCGTCACCCTGGCGTGGGACCGCGGCATCCGCTACTTCGATACAGCTCCGCTCTACGGGCTCGGCGCGAGCGAAGCGAAGTTAGGGAAAGCACTCAAAAATTTCCCTCGTCCCAAGTTCACCATCAGCACGAAAGTCGGCCGCCTGCTACACCCGGACGGCGCAGGGTGGAGTTTCGACTTCTCGGAGAACGGCATCCGGCGCTCGCTAGACGGCTCACTACACCGGCTCGGAATGGAATGGGCGGATATCGCCCTCCTGCACGACCCCTCCACTCGCCTGGAGCAGGCAATCCGCTCGGGGTACCCGGCGCTGCTGAAGGAGCGAGAGGCGGGACGTGTCAAGCTAATCGGAGCCGGAACGGCCGACGTCGCTGCACTCCTGCGCATAGTGCGGGAGACGGACCTTGATGTCGTCATGATTGCCGGACGCCTCACGCTGCTGAACGGAGAGGCCCTCAAGGAGCTAGTTCCTCTATGCGAATCACGCGGAGTTGCCATCATCAACGCGGGCGTGTTCAACAGTGGGATCCTCGCCGAACAGCGACCCAACCCAGCATCGCGGTATGAATACCGTCAGGCCTCCCCCGAGATTCTCTCAAGGGCGAGACACATCGCAACCGCTGCAGGCACATTCGGGCTGACCCTGCCTCAGGCCGCACTTCGATACTCAATGACCTTGAGGGGAGTTGCGTCGACCGTCGCGGGAGCGGACTCGGTGCATCAGCTTGCTCAGCTCACCGATCTCGCCTCGACCGACCCTCTTCCTCCGGCCCTTCTCAAGTTGATCCGGGCTTGACCTGGACCACCTTGTCAAGCAAACGTCACGGTGAGACGGCGCGGCGGCCACTTGTGAATCGTCCGGTCTCGTGGAGCGTCTGGTTCGCCGAGCGGATGATGCCAATGCGAGCGCAGGGGGAGTCCGAGCAGATTCGTGAGCGTGCGATGGGGATTATCGCTGAGGCCCGGAATGCGGATTCGAAGCTCTCGTTGAGTAGATCTCAGCTCCTTTGGGGACGGTGCGTGCGACAGGGAATCGACGTCCCCGTCGGCCCGCTCCAGGCAGGGTCCGCTCCACAGCTCAGATTGGGCGTTGCCGCGCGTCGCTGATGAGGAGTGTCGCCTGAGCGGATCGATCTCAGGGCAGCTGCGTGCGACACCATCGATTGGGAGATGGCGGTGTGCTGAGCCGACGCCTGGATCAACTGCGCGCCCTCCGAGGCCTCACCCATCGATCCAGATTAGAGAACCACGCCTTGGGGGAATCTCGTGGACACGGCATGGCGGGCGCTCCGGGCGAGGGAAGGAACGACCCTTCGGCAGCTCCCGGATGTGCGTTGCCATTTCCCGATCGGCACGGCAACCGGCAGCGGGCGGGTGCGGTAGTCCTGTGGCTCGCGAATGGCGCCACTTACCCTGTCGTCGTCGGCCTTTCGAGCACGATTCCGTTATCGATACCACTCCTCGTCGATGCGCGCTAAGCGGCTAAAGTGCACTTCTTCACTGAGCCCGAAGAAGCGCTGGAAGCTCATGACCAACGGTCGCCACCTAGTCGGATCTATCCGGTCTTGATAACCCGGCGCCCGCAGCGCGGGATGGACATGCACGGCCCTGACTGCGATTTCGAAAACTGCCGACTTCCCATCGTCCGTGGGCTCGGCGCGTTCTAGTCCGTGAGCGGCCACAACGCGGCCCTCGAGGGCTACTGGAAACTCTGCGACACGTGGAGGGGCGACCGTGTCGGAAGGAACGGGCGTGAGGTTCGCCCATTCGAACTTGTCTGCTACGAACCGATAGCCAACTCCCGCCTTCGCGTCGGGTACCGGATCTCGACCAGTCGTCAATGCCAAGCGGTCTATCGCGTCGACCTGGTCAACGGATGGAAGCGATATGACAACTTCGCGCGTGCTCAAAAGGTTCTGTGCGGTCTTGGATCTCGTCCCAAGCCCAAGTACCGCAGTCGACCCGAGCCAAAAGACGCTCGACATCGGCGCCA
The Microbacterium sp. SLBN-154 DNA segment above includes these coding regions:
- a CDS encoding aldo/keto reductase, whose product is MSDSLGDEVRGYPDLQATHGVSLSRLGLGTAQLGNLYSDMDAATARAIVTLAWDRGIRYFDTAPLYGLGASEAKLGKALKNFPRPKFTISTKVGRLLHPDGAGWSFDFSENGIRRSLDGSLHRLGMEWADIALLHDPSTRLEQAIRSGYPALLKEREAGRVKLIGAGTADVAALLRIVRETDLDVVMIAGRLTLLNGEALKELVPLCESRGVAIINAGVFNSGILAEQRPNPASRYEYRQASPEILSRARHIATAAGTFGLTLPQAALRYSMTLRGVASTVAGADSVHQLAQLTDLASTDPLPPALLKLIRA
- a CDS encoding flavin reductase family protein encodes the protein MTSDSHQIREHIRLDPAILYFGTPVAVLSTVGNDGAPNLAPMSSVFWLGSTAVLGLGTRSKTAQNLLSTREVVISLPSVDQVDAIDRLALTTGRDPVPDAKAGVGYRFVADKFEWANLTPVPSDTVAPPRVAEFPVALEGRVVAAHGLERAEPTDDGKSAVFEIAVRAVHVHPALRAPGYQDRIDPTRWRPLVMSFQRFFGLSEEVHFSRLARIDEEWYR